The Planococcus halocryophilus nucleotide sequence CCGATTTTAAAGTTGAATAACTATTGCTGCTTGTTTAGTTCGTAAAGGTCTAGGGGAAAATAGCGAACGTTTGGAAAGTGTGTTGACACGTTTACGAACGGTTTTCTATTTAAAGATGAACTAGGTCTCATTTTGCTTCTTTTTTAAAGGTCAACTTGTTTTAGTTGGCATACAGCACATTTAAATTACTGTCCAACTGTAAAAGTCATTTAAACAACTTTCGGATAATTAGTTGTTTCATTCATTTTTACAATATCAGCTTAAAAGAAATCTGAATAAAATAAGTATTCGAATAACCTTTACATTTATTCGAACTAATTATGGTTTTAAAGTATAAAAAAATAAACATATAGTCTTGTTATTTATAAATTAAGCGATTTCCCTCTAGAAAATAGATAATTAAAAACCGGAACTTATCTCTCTTGATTAAAAAAGCACTAATCATCAATTTTAAACAGTTAAAGCGGAAGGAATGGGCTAAATGGTTGATACAGGAAGCGTAGATGCAATGACAGGAATGGAAGAATTGCTGTCGATACGCCATCTAGCCAAAGAAATAAAAAGGTAATTATTTATTCTGTTAATTAAATGCCGTCAGTGGGTTCTTCATCATTCGCTCCCGCAAAATCCGGATAGAAAAAGTAACGCCGGACGGCCAGGAACTTACGCTGAAGATCTGCGGCCCTTCCCAAATGGTCGGAGAAGCGACCATTTTTTCTAAGGCACCAAAATACATGCTGGATGCACGTGCGATTGAAGATACGGTATGTCTTCATATTCAGATAAATGATCTTGAAGAGGCATTACTGTCCATTGCCTTTATGAAATCGATAGGCATTGATCAGTAGAAGACCCAGACAAAATTCCGGAACTTGCTGCTGCATGGCAAAAAAGAAGTGTTGTATTCGACGCTAATCAGACTTTCCAATAGCTATGTCTTACAAACAGAAAAAGGAACATTGATTAATCTGATGCTGACCAACCAGGACTTGGAAAATTTCTGCGTAATGACGAGAGAAGTGGTCACCCGGATACTGAGTGATCTGAAAAAGCGCGAAATACTGACCTTAAGTGAAGGGAAAATCCTTCTCCATGACATTGAACATTTAAAGTCAAAAATAAATTGTGAAAACTGTCCAATCTAATTATGCAAAATCGATTAGCAGAAGCGCTTGCACATCAGGTTGAATTTCGCCTGAAGTTTGTCAATCTTTTAGAAAAATTCCCGTATGTGAGAAATGTCACCGTATCAAACGAGAGGCTATTATAGACTGTAAGTAAGTGGGATATGCATCTTATTTTTTTGAATGTTAACGTGGGGAGGACTTAGGTGGCAAGAACAGATCCACCATTGGTACGCAAACAAAGTTATGGAAGAGTGCAGAAGCAATAGGGCATGAAATGCATTGCGTTTGATAAAGATTCCACAAACCTTTCGAGGATTTTGCAAAACGCCTTTCCGAAGCGTTCTGTAGACTGGGATTAATGAAATGAGCAGAGGACAATACAATAAGGGTTGAGTAATAGGAGAGATGTGAAAATGGAACGGATGGAGCAATTGCCTCAACAATCGGTTGGCTACTATTTCCTCAGATCCAAAGATGTGCATGTTGAAGATAGAAGAGCTTTTATCACTTTCTTTATTCGCCTGACAAGAGAAACTTCCTTTAAAAAAGAGGAGAAAAAACAGACCCGAATTCAGGCCATATGGGTGGACATCGATGAGGTGATGTTGGGACACGCATCTGAAAAAGCGAAAGCAATGCTGAATGGCATGCAGCGATATGAACTCACACAAAATGTCTTCTATAGCTTATGTCAATTATCGAAGAGTTGTCCTAAAGAGCTTTTTTACAACACTCCCTATCACCTGAAATCCACAAGTAAGAAATTCATTACCTGAAATCGCATTCTAAATGGCCAGAGCAGGCACAAACGGAATCCAGATTTAGGTGTATTTTTTTAATCAAATAAGAATTTGGAATAATTGCTCTTCTATTCGCCAACTATGTAACTAATGAGTGTAAAGAACAATACTGAGGAGGATGAATCGGATGACTGCTATTTTAAAAGAAGAAACAAGAATGGATAAGCAAACTAAAAGCTATTTGCAGCTATACGAGGAGTATATCTGCGGATACAAACAGTACAAAATGGAAAAAGCTGTTCTGTGCGCTAAAACAGCGAAGACCTAACGTGTTGAGAAATGACACCAATTTAACTAAACGTTGTATCGGAGATTCGCTATCCCTGATCCAGCTTAGCAGAACAAATGCTGTGCACTTTAGAAAGAAGCGCCGATTATCAATTCTGTAAATTAAAAGCGGAAGGGGTGGTCTAAGTGGCAGGAACAGATTCATTGGCACAGGCAGCAGCGGAAATAAGCCAGTTAATGAACACAGAAGTTGAATGGAGTTCGGGAATATGGCGTTTTAGGAAGAAACGAGCAGTCAAACTGGAGACCAGCACATCCGGTTTTTACTATTCACTGAATATAGAAGTATCCTTTTACGGAATTCTGGATGGCAGGTCTGCTGTTAACATGGCTGAAGTTTTCCTGCTGTCTGAAGAAGTTCCCATAATAACGTCAGCGCTCAGACAAGACGCCTTCTTATTTCCGACACATTACTTGCAACAGGTGATGACGATGGCACATGGATTGTGCTGTCTGCAACTCGAATCGCTCGAACCCGCTGAACATTTTGTAGGACGTCTGTATGAGGCGCTGTTGGTTCTTGAATAGCAAGTTCCGATCATTACAAGAAACCCTTGATTTGCCCAATGCCCTGCAGTTATGCACCATTGGTATGGATGAAAGAGTGCGGATGCTTGTATTTGAAGAATATGCAGAAAATAAAAGTGATGATATGAAACTGCAAAAGAGGACTCCTGAACCATCGACTGGAAGAAGATCATGAAACGGGAGGTAACTGAAATGTTATCAGAAAAAGTGGATTTTAAGCTTCTGGAATTTGTTCAAACTGCCGACGGTAAAACTTTTTCTATCGGCTTTCTGGACAACGAAAATAAAAAAACTCTTTCTAAAAAGACAGCTTACTCCATGTATAAAAAAGGTCAAATTATAAAAAAATCAGAATAAATTGAAGGTACAGCTGTATTTGAGAATTCACTTCATTATTTAACAAATTTTTAAAAGGGTCTCATTCTGATGAATAGGTAGTCAACACGGACTCCTACGATAAAAGTGGTTGAGGTTCTGTTAATTCAAAATTATTCCCCTGTTCGGAGCAGGTTTCGTTTTCATAAAGAACCTCATGGAAAAGGGAAAAGGAGAACCCAAATAATGATGCAAAAACAGTTGATTCCCCAGAGGTCAGTCACTTATTACTTTCTCAAATCCAAAGATGTACACATGGAAAATGGGAGGACCGCGATTACGTTATTCGTCAGGTTAGCGCGAGAAATCACTACTTTCACGGGCAGGGAGAAACAGACACAAGTTGAAACATTTTGGGTCGAACTCGAGGATATAGCGATGGAACAGGCAGCTGAAAAAGTGAAGGCCTTGCCGAATTGCATGGAGAAATACGAGGTGTCTGAACAAGTATTTCGACATTTACTGCAACTGTCCAAAAGGTGTCCGAACGAACTGCATGGCCTTATTCCTTATTACGTGAAGGCAAACCGGGAGATGTTCCTTCCGTGGCAGGAGTTGGAACAAAGCTGGGAGAATTGCTGAACGGAAGTTGCCGGTAGAAGAACCGGATGGAAATGTCGGCAGCCATCAAAAGACAATGATTCTTTGTTGAGCCATTGCCGCGGCAATAGAAAAGGAAGATGGACAGATTGGGTGTTGCGGTAAAGAATCCTTTAAAAATGGCGCATGTAAATAAGCGGCGTCTGCAATCGTACAAAGAGTTCATCCGAGGCTATAAACAATACAAAGAAGAGAAAGAAAAAATGCTCAAAGTTACATAGGAACTGATTCATAGAATGTCTCCAAGATGCGGATGTGCGCTTGTTGCACGGAGAGACTTCTGAGGAATTCAAGTAGCCGGCACAAAAGAAAAAATCCAAATGCTAAAACAGACGATTCGAGGAGGAAGAATAGCTCATGGAAAACTATCAATCTGCGGAAGCAAAAGATACATTCAGTTGGGACATCTGCGACTACGAGGAATACATCGCCGGGTACAAATTGTATAAGCAATTAAAGAAAAAATGGGATGCCATTGAAAAAGAGGAGACTCCAGATGCCATCCAGCGAATACTTGGCTAAGTTCAGTGATGACGATGTCTATACGATGCTCTATCTTTATCACCTCAAAGGCAAGTCACTGGAAGATTTGAAGTGCCGATTTTCAATCGGACAAGAAGCTCTTCAAGGTTTTTTAGGAGGGTGGCACCGAAAAGAATATTACAAGAGTTTTAAAGTGGTTGAAAAAATACTCCAAGACGAAAAATAGACGGCGGGGAATGAGAAGGAAATGCTGTCTGGAATCTCCCTTTTTTTGGCCAAGTAAAAAACGCCACAATAGATTCTCTAAAAAGAGAAGAAACGATCAGTATCCACTAAAAGATTTTTCGATAAAGTATTATTAAAAAGTAGCTAACATATGATACCTTATCGGAAGTCATACATAAAGCAAAGGGAGATGCTGGCTATTAGCATCTCCCTTTGCTTTATAGAAATTCTCATAACCTGTGATATGTAGACTAGAACTGTATAGAGCGTGAATACGGAATCTACGAAAATGTTATTATTTATAATAGGCAATCAGCCCGTTGTCAGTTACGAAGCCCTCGATAAAAAAATATTAAGGAGTATTGTCATGACGAAATTTAGCCCGCCTGCAATAAACACCAATCTTATGTAAACGATTCTTTAGAAACCTTTTCTGGTCATACACACTCGATAGACTCGTTTAAAGCGAGAGATATATTTCTTGATTTTATTCAAGTAGTTTCAAATTTACAAGAAAATGAATTGATAAGAGAGAACCTACCTAAAGAAATATTAAAGCATTTAACGGTTGTAGAAATGAAAGTTATCCTTAAGGCAATATCTAAACCAGTTAAAGGCACGAAAGATGTATTAATTAATAGGATACAGACTCATGCAAGTGATGAAGATATTCGTAATCATACAGATAAGAGTTGTTTTGTTCTTACAGAACTCGGTTTAGAGGCGCTGGAAAAGTATAAGAATGTCCTTTGGATACATAAAAACAAAAGGGATATTTTTAGGTATCCATTATTTTACGAGAGTAAGTTTGACGAATATTATTTTATGAATCATTGGGATTTAGATCCACCAAATACACTAATTGATTATTATGAATCAGAAAACAGTGGAATAGTGGCACGTATATATCAGATAGAAAACAATTCCGAAAAATCATTTCTTTATGGGCTCAGGAAATTAACAGAAGAAATTAATTTGCAATTAGAAAAATGTAAAGAAGTTGGTTGGTTTAACACGTGCAGGATTAGGCGAATTTCTCTCCCTTCACGCAAGTCCGGAATTAGGCGAACCTCTGTCCTCTAAAACAATCTTCAAGGGTTTGAATATTAGTGATGATAATTTTGAGAACATTTTAAAATATATCTATGACTTTGCAATAAAAGATTCTTCATTAGTTACCTTTAACAACTTTCATGAAATTATTATTGCACTATTAACCAATCCTAATGATGAACTATTTAGAGAATTACTTGGAAACTTATATCAGAGTACTAGAGAAAAATTTGGTCATGAACATTATCAAGAAGATATAAATAACTATCACCAGAAGGGGTTTGATGATGCAGAAAGAGAAGCGGAAGAAGAGGAAGAAGAGAGCTTAATGGACATATTAGATTTTTTTGGTATTGATGAAAATAGAAAGTTAGAAATGGTGTTTGAGCTGATAGATGCTCTTGATTTAGAAGTAATAAAGGAAATAAAAGTGAAAATTGACAATAGACTTACGAATTAAATATTATTTAAAACTAGAAGGGCAGAAGTTTTTATTTTCTTTGTCCTTTTGTTTTTTTGTACTTCATCTTTTGTAGTAAATCTATCCTTTGGGCTTTTCCAAATGCACATTTGTAAACTGCTAACCGGCGATGGAGCCCCCAAGAATCTGGGGATTGGAGGTTGATTTATAAAAGTATTTGGCGTTCTTTGTGGTGTCTTAAGGAGCTACGTCCTGGGAATGGCTGATTTACAATGCAGGTAGTCGATATTACTTAGAGGCCGATGAATAAACCGCTAAGAGGTATTTTTAAAAAGCATGGGCTAAAAAGGTTTACATATTACAGGATTATCGGAATAGAAAAAGCTACCTGTCGCTTTTTCTTTTTTTGTGTCTGAAAAAGTGTACTTTTACGAACGCTTTATTAGGATGCGTTTAAAATTCAATAATTTAACAATAAGTATCTGTATAATGTGATAATCTATAATAAAAAAAATTTAGAGATTAACAGATGTAAAGCTCTAGTTTTTCCTCGATGGAGTCTAGTTAAAAAAGAAAATGATTTGTAGTGAGAGGAAGGACGAGAATGAAATCCATGCGTGTGACAAAGTACAAGCCTCAAAACAGGGATGAGAAGGGTCTCTACACCTTAGTGGACGAATGGACCAGTATATCTGATGTCGGAAAGAAGTATCATGGCCAAATTTTTACGATGGAGCAATATCTGGCGACCGAAGAAAAATATATCCAAGCTGTTGAAGTACTCATGCAAAAAGCTAAGGTCAATCACCTGAAAATGCTGGATCTGGAAAATCATTCACATGATACCGCATTAAACTTGTCCGAAGGCAAGACCATTCCTATTACCTTGGTCAGGGAGTTGGTCAAGATGATTCTCAGGGAAGAGGTCTGGGGGAGACTGGTTGCCAAAAATCAGTTTGAGATCCATTTCGGCTACGATTACTATATGTATTTTGTGGGCGAAAGTCTGTCGGAGGACATTATTGAGGAACTTAGTAAAATCGACAGCTTGTATGTAGAAGATGTGCAATCTCCTCACTTTGATTAATGAAGTATAAGTACCACCGCCAAAACAACTGAATACTTCTGTGAAACGAATGTAACTTAAGTGCAGTTAAGTTATATTCAAATTCAATCAAGAATTACAGCTAAAAATGTAAAGCAGGATGGATAGGCGCAAAGGAGAAAATTTCAATGGATAAAAAGAAACTGAAAGCCATGCTGCTGTATGGCTTGGCAGACTTACTTGCAGATCATGGGTTTAAAAAAAGGATTACTAACCAAAGTTTCTATAAAAAAACAGAAGATGGAAAGATCAGCATTCACCTGACCTCCATCAACCATTTCGATGATTTTGATGTGACAGTGAATTTTGCAATTCGACTTAACGATGTGGAAGATATCTTGAATGAAATTGACCATCCCATGACTCCTTCCAAAAAACGAGATACATATACGCTCGGAGCAGAACTTGGCAATATCACTGAAGAAGGGCAGAAACGATGGACCATTGAAAACGAGGAAGATGTAAAAATTGCAATGCGCGAAATTTATTCGGGAATCCTGTCGGTATTCTTTCCCGTTATTGAGAAATACACATCAAAGGAAAGTGTCTATGAGCTTGCCATTAAAGATCAAAAAGAGTCCCGCATTTTCTGGGGGGTCTATATGATCGGGCTAGATGCGCCGTCGTTTTAGCTGGAATCCTTCAGAAGGGTAACGATACCCGCATGGAGTTAATTCGAAAGAATGAAGAGATTCTTAGGGACATTGAAGACCTTCATCTAGATTGGTTTTTAGAATTTGCAGAACGATTTAAACGATAAATTTTAAAAAAGAAAGTTTCAATTTAACCCTATAATAAAAAATTGTTGATTACAGCCTTTAACAATTGAATGTAACTTATTTTGAATTAAGTTACATTCAAAATGTTTAACTAGTTAATTTTGTAGGAGGAGATGTGGTCGATGCTTAAAAGTATCTTTATCTACGCCTTATGGGCTGCATTTTTTTCAATGCCTTTTATCATCTTTAGTACTTACTCCGGCTTTATTATGGGTGGACCTGCAGGATTTATGGGATTACTAAATACCCTGTGCTATATCCTTTTATGGATTTTACTTAGTTATTTTTTGGGAAAAAAGCTTCTCAACCACTTTATCGTATTTGTTGTTGCTTACTGGGGCATACTGCTTCTCATATACTTACTTGCTACCACTGTTGAGGCATTTTCAAATAATTATTTCATTCTTGCTTCAATTTTTTTAATTAGCCCTTTCTATGGGTTAACCTCTATATTTCCAATTCCCGAATTCACTTTCGTATTTATTCCGATCTTTACTTTACTTTGTTCAATAAGCTATCTCTTGGGTAGAAGAAATAATCTTAAATTAACAAAAATCGATTTTCGAATGTAACTTAATAGCAATTAAGTTACATTCGAAGTACTTGATTTATCCGAATGCTAGTAACATAGGAAAAAGGAAAGTATTGAAAAATTTAAGCTATATAGCTGGTTAGCAACCAGCAGTGATCATTATGATTATTAAAATTGACGGCTATTTCAATCAAGCCTTATTGATCGGTAAAAAAAATTCCAAGCAGCAATTGAGGCAAATGTACCGATAAGCAGACCAATTAACTTTTGAGACTCGTGACTTTGCCAATGTGTTTTGCCGCCTTCATAACTTTGATCAAATTCCGTATTCAGAGGATATAGAAGTTGATTTTGTCTTGGATACGGATATCGGCAGGGTCTACTCTCCGAATTATTAAGTTTTAGGAACTATTTTTCAAGACTTTTCGTTAGATATGAATGTAGTTTATTACTAAGTAAGTTACATTCAAATTTCGAATCTCACTGAATTCATTCGATAACTAAGCAGCAAAAGTGTAGAAAAGGGGATGTAAGAATAGTCATGTGGCTAGAAACCGTGTATATTTTTCTTTACTATTTTAGCTTGATGTATTTGCCGTGGATATTGTTGATGATATCAGTTTACTTATTTGTTGTTGGTGTTGCTTTTGAGTCGTTACGTAGAATGATCATTGGATTTTTGGTGTTTCTGCCCAATTTGATTGCTCTTCTGTTCTTGGATATCGAACCTCTCTTGTATATCACTCTGCTCCTTCCTTTTTTTCAAGTGGTCCTTGCCATTAAGTAATATCGCCAAGAGAAGGTTAGAACGAGGGCTTAGGGAGACTCGGAGTTTTACTAATAGGAGATTTACGTGCAAGTTTACATATCGCAGCTTTTCGGAAGGCAAGAAGTTCAAGTAGGAGCTCCTTGCCTTTTAGTTTGGGAAAGTGTACTTTTACAAAGATTTTTATTCCCAAAATTATCTAGCTATTATTTTTAGTTCTGAGTATATTTAATTGTATAAGTTTCGATTTTAATTAAAAAGATAAAACATGAAAACAGCCTCAGTAATACCCAAAAGAAGTGAGTGAGTAAAGACTAGGATTCGAATGTACCTTATATGCAGTTACGTTACATTCAAATAACGAGAAAATCTTAATAAAAGGTGTTCAAGGAGATTGGATTCAAAAGACAAAATTATCGCCGAAGAAATACTGAAAAAATCCTTTATAGGCAGTCAACTTGATGGAGTAAAATTTGGCGTTGGTCCCGGAGCATTGCTTGTTTACTTCACCCATTATTCTAATCAACAACTTGATATGTTATGGGTAAACATTGAAGTAATGAAAATGACTTTACTTTCTAGCTCTGAGAAAGAAGATAGATTTCTCGGCAAAGAAATAAAAGAATTGAAGGATGATGAAGCTTTAAATTTATTAGTAGAAAATAAAAGAGGAACAGTAGTTAATATCCAAGTAGGAAGTGACTCCCCTCATCTCTTTATAGGGTTTGAATCCGGAAAAACACTCTGTATAAATGGCGACGATGACAATTATGAGTGTTGGTAAGCCGGTGATGGTTATGGATATACCGGAGAAAATTGGTTAGTGGTTGCAGTTCCAGGAAATGATCTAGCAATTTGGAATTCCAATGTAACTTAATGGTAAGGAAGTTACATTCAGATTCAATATAATTGGGTTTTATCAATCCCCATACTTTAATTATGCTTGATACTAATAGTGAGGAGAATACTATATGCGCGAGAAAAAAATCCGGGGGATTAAACGGAAGATTGAGGAAATGGTGAACCGGATCGAAGAAAATACGATGGCGTTTCCAACAGAATTCTACAACGGTTACTGGCATATGCACTTACCGGTTGGCCAAGATTTAATCAGCTCTGATAAAACACCATGGAAAGTCAAACAATTGTGCATTCTAAAGTTAGTGGATCGCGCAGCATATCTAAAAGGGGTATAGCCACATTATGAAGAAAAATATCGTGTGGGTGTTTTAATTACCT carries:
- a CDS encoding cyclic nucleotide-binding domain-containing protein, producing MEKVTPDGQELTLKICGPSQMVGEATIFSKAPKYMLDARAIEDTVCLHIQINDLEEALLSIAFMKSIGIDQ
- a CDS encoding helix-turn-helix domain-containing protein, which produces MLYSTLIRLSNSYVLQTEKGTLINLMLTNQDLENFCVMTREVVTRILSDLKKREILTLSEGKILLHDIEHLKSKINCENCPI
- a CDS encoding SAP domain-containing protein; the encoded protein is MIRENLPKEILKHLTVVEMKVILKAISKPVKGTKDVLINRIQTHASDEDIRNHTDKSCFVLTELGLEALEKYKNVLWIHKNKRDIFRYPLFYESKFDEYYFMNHWDLDPPNTLIDYYESENSGIVARIYQIENNSEKSFLYGLRKLTEEINLQLEKCKEVGWFNTCRIRRISLPSRKSGIRRTSVL